Proteins encoded in a region of the Lepeophtheirus salmonis chromosome 6, UVic_Lsal_1.4, whole genome shotgun sequence genome:
- the LOC121119609 gene encoding vesicle transport protein GOT1B isoform X2, whose amino-acid sequence MIEVTDFQKIGVGLAGFGVAFLFLGVVFLFDTGLLAIGNILFISGLSFVIGLERTFKFFCQWHKAKGSLSFFCGILIVLFGYPKIGMLIECYGFIALFSGFFPVAINFLRRIPIIGTFLSLPGISSYVDRFAGEPYKNMI is encoded by the exons ATGATTGAAGTCACGGATTTTCAAA aaatcgGTGTCGGGTTGGCGGGATTCGGTGTCGCCTTTCTGTTTTTGggtgttgtatttttatttgatactggCCTTCTCGCAATAGGAAAT ATTTTATTCATCAGTGGGCTTTCTTTCGTGATCGGATTGGAaagaacttttaaatttttttgccaatggCATAAAGCTAAGGGATCGCTCTCATTTTTTTGTGGCATTTTAATCGTGCTATTCGGATATCCTAAAATAGGAATGCTCATCGAATGCTACGGCTTCATTGCTCTCTTCAGCGGATTTTTTCCTGTCGCAATCAATTTCCTCCGCAGAATACCAATTATCGGAACGTTTTTAAGTCTTCCCGGAATAAGTTCG TATGTGGACAGGTTTGCCGGAGAGCCCTATAAGAATATGATATGA
- the IntS4 gene encoding LOW QUALITY PROTEIN: integrator complex subunit 4 (The sequence of the model RefSeq protein was modified relative to this genomic sequence to represent the inferred CDS: inserted 2 bases in 1 codon) encodes MAVKLKKRALAEYHHSSTITETECNPEPLKKSKKLWMRLLLRQSEDSARSLLPNPSLLSPRELSMYAVNLSGRLSLLSSEEIRDSLVKLSDLLDSSENEDVRSQICGILVIIIGRTPATLKKWTALLKEKAESSWFSVLKNEKKGSETIPKILHLYATLYKLHPPLISPKVHNLALERLKDPDHDVQAKALILLGHTAGLQGHKEEVVSLIAQYTKSSDPRVRSQAFETLLIIHETLSPLNIEFYKEMEGALKDDFDRVRGNCLKLISAMSRVYPDHVLRNKEELRLADDAFSKICEGFNDVNVHVRELAASLIGNNARVSQLFLEQTLDKKLMSNMRLKKSAHEREAKMVSAGEWSSGRNWADDAPKEELNAETVSLMNFGACGAFIHGLEDEYMAVRSASVDSLTKLSIENSKLAMLALDFLVDMFNDEIEMVRIRAIESLTQIAPHIVLQLHQIETILSALDDFSFVVREKLHIMLQSVCIATKDGLQRVINKLLENLKKYPQDKRSLFVTFKKIGARHAELSLPLVTQLLEVHPFFDTPEPDVEDSSYICILILIFNAAKHCPTLEALLDINTKRHYQYLVDTFPNLVPASFDTKGCVKEEYDDGSSSIGTKFLSQVLHRVKISVSRSINERITMADRACVDLERLASIEPPKSSSAEFARLYILSQSLFFKCLKTKFWVNNSVLGIDMIKNNIDTMFKICLQLRHRFRVPKDSVLHKRIGELKLVVMALNLLFIVRASNKSALNASEMFMKEMSRVISSYEDEEGNVKEDEILSTSPFLYNLLCKLNEEKEEHKPGVIARVVQPLLLSDPIESLQEWPTDDKSITMTKAVIFDPPGNNEVALKYTAGMVLAVPVDAELYGVTDEDMPNIRLSIKTPDQKILMVTPRPSEFXSKKDDHTYRLLTNALMSHQIWSEAMHVEISLVLDLTGLSEPSSSHSSSSSSHHSTPKRKKAIQDEEKNIIHISDSVKVYVLPKAVKRGI; translated from the exons ATGGCTGTGAAATTGAAGAAAAGGGCTTTGGCCGAGTATCACCACTCCTCCACAATCACTGAAACAGAGTGCAATCCTGAACCCTTAAAAAAGAGTAAGAAGTTGTGGATGCGACTCTTGCTACGCCAATCGGAGGATTCTGCTCGTTCCCTCCTCCCCAATCCGAGCCTTTTATCCCCAAGAGAGTTGTCCATGTACGCAGTGAATCTGAGTGGACGCTTATCCTTGTTATCGAGTGAGGAGATTCGGGACTCGTTGGTGAAACTCTCTGATCTCTTGGATTCCTCTGAGAATGAGGACGTGCGAAGTCAAATATGTGGGATTTTGGTGATAATCATTGGAAGAACACCCGCCACTCTAAAAAAGTGGACAGCACTTCTCAAAGAAAAGGCGGAATCCTCATGGTTCAGTGTACTAAAGAATGAGAAAAAGGGTTCTGAAACCATTCCAAAGATTCTTCATCTCTACGCCACGCTCTATAAGCTCCATCCTCCCCTCATTTCTCCCAAAGTTCATAATCTTGCTCTAGAACGCCTTAAAGATCCGGATCATGATGTCCAAGCCAAAGCACTAATTCTATTGGGGCACACAGCGGGTCTTCAAGGGCACAAAGAAGAGGTTGTCAGTCTTATTGCACAATATACTAAAAGCTCGGATCCACGAGTACGTTCTCAAGCCTTTGAAACTCTTCTCATCATTCATGAAACTCTATCCcctctaaatattgaattcTATAAGGAAATGGAAGGGGCTCTTAAAGATGATTTTGATCGTGTGAGGGGGAattgtttgaaattaataaGTGCCATGTCCAGAGTCTATCCAGATCATGTTCTCCGGAATAAAGAAGAATTAAGACTTGCAGATGATgcattttccaaaatttgtgAAGGTTTTAATGATGTAAACGTTCATGTGAGAGAGTTAGCGGCAAGTCTAATTGGAAATAATGCGAGGGTGTCTCAATTGTTTTTGGAGCAAACTCTTGATAAGAAACTCATGTCTAATATGCGGCTCAAAAAATCTGCTCATGAAAGAGAAGCAAAGATGGTTAGTGCTGGAGAGTGGTCATCAGGAAGGAACTGGGCGGACGATGCTCCAAAAGAAGAGCTAAATGCTGAAACTGTTAGTTTAATGAATTTCGGAGCATGTGGAGCATTCATACATGGATTAGAAGATGAATATATGGCTGTACGGAGTGCTTCTGTTGATTCTCTAACTAAGCTATCCattgaaaattctaaattgGCTATGTTGGCTCTTGACTTCTTGGTTGATATGTTTAACGATGAAATTGAGATGGTTCGTATTCGTGCCATTGAGAGTCTTACACAAATAGCACCTCATATTGTATTACAACTTCATCAGATTGAAACTATTCTCTCAGCCCTCGATGATTTTTCTTTCGTTGTTAGAGAAAAATTGCACATCATGCTTCAGTCTGTTTGCATTGCCACCAAAGACGGTCTACAAAGAGTTATTAATAAACTCttggaaaatttaaagaaatatcctcaa gATAAAAGATCTTTGTTTGTAACATTCAAGAAAATTGGCGCGAGACATGCAGAGCTATCACTTCCACTTGTGACACAATTACTGGAAGTCCATCCATTTTTTGACACGCCTGAGCCAGATGTAGAGGATTCTtcctacatttgtattcttattcttatatttaacGCAGCAAAACATTGCCCTACACTTGAGGCTCTTTTAGATATTAACACAAAAAGACATTATCAATACTTGGTGGACACGTTTCCAAATCTTGTTCCTGCATCATTTGATACCAAGGGGTGTGTTAAAGAGGAGTATGACGATGGAAGCTCCTCAATCGGCACAAAGTTTCTTTCTCAGGTACTTCATCGGGTAAAAATCTCAGTTTCACGCTCTATAAATGAAAGGATAACTATGGCAGATCGAGCTTGTGTGGATTTAGAACGACTTGCCTCAATTGAACCTCCAAAATCTTCTTCTGCTGAATTCGCTcgtctatatattttatctcaatCCCTCTTTTTCAAGTGCctcaaaactaaattttgggTAAATAATAGTGTTCTTGGAATTGACATgatcaaaaataacattgatacaATGTTCAAGATATGTCTCCAATTACGCCATAGATTTAGAGTACCCAAGGACTCTGTTTTGCACAAGAGAATCGGAGAACTCAAACTCGTTGTTATGGCTctgaatttattattcattgttcGAGCCTCAAATAAAAGTGCACTTAACGCGTCTGAAATGTTTATGAAGGAGATGAGTCGAGTTATATCCTCTTATGAGGATGAAGAAGGAAACGTGAAAGAAGATGAAATTTTGTCCACGTCTCCTTTTCTATACAATTTATTGTGTAAGCTCAACGAGGAGAAGGAAGAGCATAAACCTGGTGTCATAGCTCGAGTCGTTCAGCCATTGCTCTTGTCAGACCCTATAGAATCCCTTCAGGAATGGCCAACTGACGATAAATCCATAACCATGACAAAGGCTGTCATTTTTGATCCTCCCGGAAATAACGAAGTTGCCTTGAAATATACGGCGGGGATGGTTTTAGCTGTGCCGGTGGATGCAGAGCTCTATGGAGTTACTGATGAAGATATGCCAAACATTCGACTCTCTATTAAAACACCTGATCAAAAAATCCTCATGGTCACTCCAAGACCCTcagagtt ttcaaaaaaagacgATCATACTTACAGACTACTAACCAATGCACTCATGTCACATCAAATTTGGTCTGAGGCGATGCATGTTGAAATAAGTCTTGTTCTGGATTTAACTGGACTCTCTGAACCCTCTTCATCACACTCATCCTCTTCTTCATCACATCATTCAACCCCAAAGCGAAAAAAAGCCATTCAAGACGAAGAgaaaaacataattcatatatcaGACTCTGTTAAAGTTTACGTTTTGCCCAAGGCCGTTAAAAGAGgcatttaa
- the PIG-C gene encoding phosphatidylinositol N-acetylglucosaminyltransferase subunit C: MSASVCLYQRSSPDNQNDPEAFSSDYQVWIYKEHRSYSAMECFLGGRRVARKILNVALFLISTQENLKSSSFILPLILMALPLRPSFLAFGYGVSPILRELTDSVSTDSIQTSSCLAFIVHLLTHRYELTQDSSVVFANARLSLCAALFGSVCLASRLQSSYEAFLLLSVAVLIFVLIPLIEVELIQDFVAFCILSLVIPYKFTAYPYKITSLLILLLFVSFVCPILYVRWQMYKSVMSGPWDEAVPHLDKRQVVDKSL, encoded by the exons ATGAGTGCGTCAGTGTGCCTCTATCAAAGGTCTAGTCCGGACAATCAAAATGATCCAGAGGCATTTAGTTCGGATTACCAAGTGTGGATCTATAAGGAACACCGAAGCTACAGTGCCATGGAGTGCTTTTTAGGTGGACGTCGAGTAGCACGGAAAATATTGAACGTTGCACTTTTCCTCATTTCCACGCAAGAGAATCTGAAATCCTCGTCTTTCATTCTTCCACTCATTCTCATGGCTTTACCACTTAGACCCAGTTTTCTCGCTTTTGGATATGGCGTGTCTCCTATACTCAG AGAACTCACAGATTCAGTGAGCACGGACTCCATCCAAACCTCCAGTTGCCTCGCCTTCATTGTCCACCTTCTCACTCATCGCTATGAACTGACACAAGATTCATCCGTTGTGTTTGCTAATGCAAGGCTTAGTTTATGCGCTGCCCTCTTTGGATCCGTTTGTTTGGCATCTCGCCTTCAATCCAGCTATGAAGCTTTTCTTTTGCTAAGTGTTGCTGTTCTCATATTTGTTCTAATTCCCCTAATTGAAGTGGAGTTGATCCAAGATTTCGTTGCTTTCTGTATTCTCAGTCTCGTTATTCCCTATAAATTTACAGCTTATCCTTATAAAATAACCTCATTACTCATTCTCCTCCTTTTTGTGTCATTTGTTTGTCCTATTTTATATGTCCGATGGCAGATGTATAAGAGTGTTATGTCTGGACCATGGGATGAGGCTGTTCCTCATCTGGATAAAAGACAAGTGGTGGATAAATCACTATGA
- the Gas41 gene encoding YEATS domain-containing protein 4, producing MSGSVDSGINRLKGNLIVKPIVYGNISRHFGKKRESDGHTHDWTIYVKPFNNEDMSNYVKKVQFKLHDSYPNPNRIVTKPPYEVSETGWGEFEVQIKIYFNDHPTERSVTLYHVLKLFHTSSSNSSEILLQGKKAVVSEYYDEVIFQDPTQYIYTLLTTTRPFTLDAYKHETDFEERRSKTKESIKTGRSKVQSEIAELKDKLALAKETISKFKSELIKTQELPDDSQSDIFS from the exons ATGAGTGGATCCGTGGATAGTGGGATAAATCGTCTAAAGGGCAATTTGATAGTAAAACCCATAGTATATGGTAATATATCTCGCCATTTTGGCAAGAAGCGAGAGTCCGATGGGCACACCCATGACTGGACCATCTATGTCAAGCCATTTAACAACGAAGATATGTCAAACTACGTGAAGAAAGTGCAGTTCAAACTCCATGACTCCTATCCTAATCCCAATAGAATCGTAACGAAGCCCCCCTATGAGGTCAGTGAAACCGGTTGGGGAGAATTTGAAGTCCAAATAAAGATCTACTTTAATGATCATCCCACAGAGAGGTCCGTGACGCTCTACCATGTTCTCAAGCTATTTCATACCTCCTCTTCCAATTCAtctgaaattttattacaaGGGAAAAAAGCAGTCGTGTCCGAGTATTATGACGAAGTCATTTTTCAAGATCCCACTCAG tATATCTACACATTATTAACGACGACACGACCCTTCACGCTTGATGCGTACAAGCATGAAACAGACTTCGAGGAAAGAAGGTCAAAAACCAAGGAATCCATCAAAACAGGTCGATCAAAAGTTCAAAGTGAAATCGCGGAGCTTAAGGATAAATTAGCGCTTGCCAAAGAAACCATTAGTAAATTTAAATCAGAACTCATCAAGACTCAGGAACTTCCCGATGATAGTCAATCCGATATTTTCTCGTAG
- the LOC121119609 gene encoding vesicle transport protein GOT1B isoform X1, with translation MIEVTDFQKIGVGLAGFGVAFLFLGVVFLFDTGLLAIGNILFISGLSFVIGLERTFKFFCQWHKAKGSLSFFCGILIVLFGYPKIGMLIECYGFIALFSGFFPVAINFLRRIPIIGTFLSLPGISSIAEQMAGEGRNNIK, from the exons ATGATTGAAGTCACGGATTTTCAAA aaatcgGTGTCGGGTTGGCGGGATTCGGTGTCGCCTTTCTGTTTTTGggtgttgtatttttatttgatactggCCTTCTCGCAATAGGAAAT ATTTTATTCATCAGTGGGCTTTCTTTCGTGATCGGATTGGAaagaacttttaaatttttttgccaatggCATAAAGCTAAGGGATCGCTCTCATTTTTTTGTGGCATTTTAATCGTGCTATTCGGATATCCTAAAATAGGAATGCTCATCGAATGCTACGGCTTCATTGCTCTCTTCAGCGGATTTTTTCCTGTCGCAATCAATTTCCTCCGCAGAATACCAATTATCGGAACGTTTTTAAGTCTTCCCGGAATAAGTTCG ATTGCTGAGCAAATGGCAGGAgaaggaagaaataatattaaataa
- the LOC121119606 gene encoding protein-L-histidine N-pros-methyltransferase, with protein MGNRFFVFLLLGWVMAFYGSRSSRLIVNKFHEDQELLRSDNKTPWYRVENPESSFVQLSYDSETEVFVKASVEKSDRFWFQVYHNLAIPCLKIFYSQTDVNGLLQRGSMFVLSLQQTIQLLPAQEYRSIIDLGAGDGEVTLRLKSLFTDMYATEASSIMRSLLTSKGFTVLDQDHWGDSGPFDAISCFNLLDRCAEPLSIIKTIKKSLSPNGVVILALVYPFHPYVEFGSSTMPNQKLNISTESFGAHVSSVVELFAQEGFALKAYSRVPYLCEGDLRRSIYSIDDSIFIFTHR; from the coding sequence ATGGGAAATCGTTTTTTCGTCTTTCTTCTTTTGGGCTGGGTTATGGCGTTTTACGGAAGTCGCTCATCCCGGCTGATAGTGAACAAATTCCATGAGGATCAAGAATTACTCCGCTCTGATAATAAAACTCCGTGGTATAGAGTTGAAAACCCGGAATCCTCTTTTGTTCAATTGAGTTATGATAGTGAGACAGAGGTTTTTGTGAAGGCTTCTGTGGAGAAGTCAGATCGATTTTGGTTCCAAGTGTATCACAACCTTGCCATTCCATGTTTGAAGATCTTTTACTCTCAAACAGACGTGAATGGACTACTTCAGAGAGGCTCCATGTTTGTTCTCTCTCTTCAACAAACCATTCAGCTTTTGCCAGCACAGGAATATCGCAGTATTATCGACTTGGGCGCTGGGGATGGCGAGGTGACTCTTCGTCTCAAGTCTCTTTTTACGGATATGTACGCCACTGAAGCCTCCTCCATCATGCGCTCCCTTCTCACATCCAAAGGATTCACTGTTTTGGATCAAGATCATTGGGGAGATAGTGGACCATTTGATGCAATTTCTTGCTTTAATCTTCTTGACCGATGCGCCGAACCTCTATCCATCATAAAGACAATTAAAAAATCACTATCTCCAAACGGAGTAGTCATATTAGCCCTTGTATACCCTTTCCATCCCTACGTTGAGTTTGGAAGTTCTACAATGcctaatcaaaaattaaatatttctactGAGTCTTTTGGGGCTCATGTAAGTTCAGTGGTCGAGCTATTTGCTCAAGAAGGATTTGCTCTCAAAGCATATTCTCGTGTTCCTTATTTATGTGAAGGAGATCTGCGTCGCTCCATATATTCCATAGAtgactccatttttatttttacccatAGATAA